The following proteins come from a genomic window of Rutidosis leptorrhynchoides isolate AG116_Rl617_1_P2 chromosome 10, CSIRO_AGI_Rlap_v1, whole genome shotgun sequence:
- the LOC139871024 gene encoding uncharacterized protein, translating into MRTFVLILLFTGIFYYGSAKNVEVLGTGECVDCKENIFKTSDTSATLNHLVAKPSFPKAHHLSIKFGHFPPLPHKVLPHFPLPPKMPFKKPSSPPPIKPTSTPKPEPKPEPKPEPTPEPKPKPTPEPTPKPKPCPPHIPFFKSHHKILPPSIPIFKPHPKILPPYIPIFKPHPKILPPPFPVYTPHPKIFPPSIPISKPHPKILPPPIPTYTPHPKILPPPIPFYKPHPKILSPFHKKPCPPIGFPKLPPLPTIPPKYFHHYIIPVPPHH; encoded by the coding sequence ATGAGGACTTTTGTgttgattttgttgtttactggaATTTTTTATTATGGCAGTGCCAAGAATGTTGAGGTACTTGGTACAGGAGAATGTGTTGATTGCAAAGAGAATATTTTCAAAACAAGCGATACGTCCGCCACCTTAAATCATCTTGTCGCCAAACCATCTTTTCCGAAAGCGCACCATTTGTCTATAAAGTTTGGCCACTTCCCGCCACTCCCACACAAAGTCCTCCCTCATTTTCCATTACCACCTAAAATGCCCTTCAAAAAACCATCCTCACCGCCTCCTATTAAGCCTACCTCAACTCCAAAGCCCGAGCCAAAGCCAGAACCAAAACCTGAGCCAACACCAGAGCCAAAGCCAAAGCCTACACCTGAGCCAACACCCAAGCCAAAGCCATGCCCACCACACATTCCCTTTTTTAAGTCACATCACAAAATCTTACCACCTTCTATTCCAATTTTTAAGCCACATCCCAAAATCTTGCCACCTTATATTCCAATTTTTAAGCCACATCCAAAGATCTTGCCACCACCTTTTCCGGTTTATACGCCACATCCAAAAATCTTTCCACCATCGATTCCAATTTCTAAGCCACATCCAAAAATCTTGCCTCCACCGATTCCAACGTATACGCCACATCCAAAAATCTTACCACCACCTATTCCATTTTACAAACCGCATCCAAAAATCTTGTCACCGTTCCATAAGAAACCGTGCCCGCCAATTGGATTCCCGAAGCTTCCTCCTCTACCCACCATCCCTCCAAAATACTTCCATCACTATATCATACCAGTGCCACCTCATCATTAA
- the LOC139872785 gene encoding uncharacterized protein — MGRGFIPSFLLVLLFSGSLCYGNANTVEVVGFGECADCIENNIKTSQALSGLKVTIECKLKDGKFQTRGAGKLDEQGVFKVSLPEEIMKDGKLAEECYAQLHNAAKAPCGLHNGLEASKIIFQSKSNQKHTFGPIGKLKFSSEICTSATFWPPYPKPSFHKGHPWLKKIFPPLPPKSYPHFHLPPKIPIKKPCPPPTVKPEPKPKPKPEPKPQPKPEPKPEPKPEPKPQPKPEPKPEPKPKPQPKPEPKPEPKPKPQPKPEPKPKPKPCPEPKPMPKPEPKPKPQPKPEPKPQPKPEPKPEPKPEPKPEPRPQPKPYYKPHPKIFPPIPIYKPHPKILPPLPPFYKKPCPPFPKLPPLPTIPPKYFHHPLIPMPPHP; from the exons ATGGGTCGAGGTTTTATTCCGAGCTTTTTGTTGGTTTTATTGTTCTCTGGCAGTTTGTGTTATGGCAATGCCAATACTGTTGAGGTAGTTGGTTTTGGTGAATGTGCTGACTGTATTGAGAATAATATCAAGACAAGCCAAGCATTGTCAG GTCTTAAAGTGACCATTGAATGTAAGCTTAAAGATGGTAAATTTCAAACAAGAGGTGCTGGAAAGCTTGATGAACAAGGAGTCTTCAAGGTATCGCTTCCTGAAGAAATCATGAAGGACGGAAAGTTGGCCGAAGAATGCTACGCGCAACTACACAATGCAGCGAAAGCACCTTGTGGACTTCATAATGGATTAGAAGCATCTAAGATCATTTTCCAGTCAAAGTCAAACCAAAAACACACCTTTGGACCAATCGGAAAACTTAAATTCTCATCGGAGATTTGCACGTCCGCTACGTTTTGGCCTCCTTACCCAAAACCATCTTTTCATAAGGGCCACCCTTGGTTAAAAAAGATTTTTCCACCACTTCCACCTAAGAGTTACCCTCATTTTCATTTGCCACCAAAAATACCTATCAAAAAGCCATGCCCTCCACCCACTGTTAAGCCCGAGCCAAAACCCAAGCCAAAGCCAGAACCCAAGCCCCAGCCAAAACCTGAGCCAAAGCCAGAACCCAAGCCGGAACCTAAGCCCCAGCCAAAACCTGAACCTAAACCCGAGCCAAAGCCCAAGCCCCAGCCAAAACCTGAACCTAAGCCCGAGCCAAAGCCCAAGCCCCAACCAAAGCCAGAACCCAAGCCAAAGCCAAAGCCATGCCCGGAGCCAAAGCCAATGCCCAAGCCAGAGCCTAAACCCAAGCCTCAGCCAAAGCCAGAACCCAAGCCTCAGCCAAAGCCAGAACCCAAGCCTGAACCTAAGCCTGAACCTAAGCCAGAACCCAGGCCCCAGCCAAAGCCATACTATAAGCCGCATCCGAAAATCTTTCCACCTATTCCAATTTACAAGCCTCATCCAAAAATCTTGCCACCACTTCCACCATTCTATAAGAAACCATGCCCACCATTCCCTAAGCTTCCTCCTCTACCCACCATCCCTCCAAAATATTTCCATCATCCTCTCATACCAATGCCACCTCATCCTTAA